In Gemmatimonadota bacterium, the following are encoded in one genomic region:
- a CDS encoding SDR family oxidoreductase, which translates to MTPRKPRLDGKVAVVTGAGTQSDVAGTGQATAVLLAREGAKVLLADRSAENAGRTLAVIEEEGGTASVFAGDVTRSDDCRAMTETAVERYGGLHILFNNVGLSYPGTVVDVQEAHWDEIMAVNLKAKMLASRFSIPAMMDSGGGSIINVASIDGFRSGWSYNVAYETSKGGVIALTINMAVQHGRDGIRVNCIAPGHLHGSFTAGLSDAHRELRWRSTPLGTEGTAWDVAHAAVFLAGDESRWITGVTLPVDAGSSIALPLSVLPRDEGGILPDAESARY; encoded by the coding sequence ATGACCCCTCGTAAACCCCGCCTGGACGGCAAGGTGGCCGTCGTGACGGGCGCGGGCACGCAGAGCGACGTGGCGGGCACGGGGCAGGCGACCGCCGTGCTCCTGGCCCGGGAAGGTGCGAAGGTGCTGCTGGCGGACCGAAGCGCGGAGAACGCCGGTAGGACGCTGGCCGTCATCGAGGAAGAAGGGGGTACGGCTTCGGTCTTCGCCGGGGACGTGACCCGCTCGGACGACTGCCGAGCCATGACCGAAACCGCGGTGGAACGGTACGGCGGGCTGCACATCCTCTTCAACAACGTGGGGCTCAGCTATCCGGGTACGGTGGTGGACGTGCAAGAGGCGCACTGGGACGAGATCATGGCGGTGAACCTCAAGGCCAAGATGCTCGCAAGCCGGTTCTCCATACCGGCGATGATGGATTCCGGCGGTGGATCCATCATCAACGTGGCGTCCATCGACGGATTCCGGAGCGGATGGTCGTACAACGTCGCCTACGAGACTTCCAAGGGCGGGGTCATTGCCCTGACGATCAACATGGCGGTACAGCACGGCAGGGACGGGATCCGCGTGAACTGCATCGCCCCCGGGCACCTTCACGGGTCCTTCACCGCCGGGCTTTCGGATGCGCACCGGGAACTCCGTTGGCGTTCCACGCCGCTCGGTACCGAGGGCACGGCCTGGGACGTCGCCCACGCGGCCGTCTTCCTGGCCGGCGACGAATCCCGCTGGATCACGGGGGTTACCCTCCCGGTCGACGCGGGCTCCTCCATCGCGCTGCCCCTGTCGGTCCTTCCCAGGGACGAAGGCGGCATCCTCCCCGACGCCGAAAGTGCTCGATACTGA